Proteins from a genomic interval of Verrucomicrobium sp.:
- a CDS encoding trypsin-like peptidase domain-containing protein, which translates to MSIQPASDRSGEDRPHPAQALPDGALLDAYSRAVVQTVRQAGPAVVHIQAHAARGQGGSGSGFLISPDGLAVTNSHVVHGAERLRVQLSDGRVSRAEVVGDDPDTDLAVLRVDPPELPYIAFADSEEVRVGQIAIAIGNPLGFDNTVTAGIVSALGRTFPARTGRLIDNVIQTDAALNPGNSGGPLLDARGRVIGVNTAIIAAAQGICFAIGSKTAEFIVSWLIKEGRIRRGRIGVAGQDVPIHEKVARFHKIRQRTGILVYGVAPGSAAVAAGVETNDVLVWLDHEELTSVHELHRLLVLREPEKVSRLTVLRGHRLVHLWITPRTDA; encoded by the coding sequence ATGAGCATCCAACCCGCCAGCGACCGGTCCGGGGAGGACCGGCCCCATCCCGCGCAGGCCCTGCCCGACGGGGCGCTGCTGGACGCCTATTCCCGCGCGGTGGTCCAGACCGTGCGGCAGGCCGGCCCTGCCGTGGTCCACATCCAGGCCCATGCCGCCCGGGGGCAGGGCGGCAGCGGTTCGGGCTTCCTCATTTCCCCGGACGGGCTGGCGGTGACGAACAGCCATGTGGTTCACGGAGCGGAGCGGCTCCGCGTGCAGCTTTCCGACGGGCGGGTTTCCCGCGCGGAGGTGGTGGGGGACGATCCCGACACCGACCTGGCCGTCCTGCGCGTCGACCCTCCTGAGCTGCCCTACATCGCCTTCGCCGACTCGGAGGAGGTGCGGGTGGGCCAGATCGCCATCGCCATCGGCAATCCCCTGGGCTTTGACAACACGGTGACGGCGGGCATCGTCAGCGCCCTGGGGCGGACTTTTCCCGCCCGCACCGGGCGCCTGATCGACAACGTGATCCAGACCGACGCGGCGCTCAACCCCGGCAATTCCGGCGGCCCTCTCCTGGACGCGCGGGGGCGGGTGATCGGCGTGAACACGGCGATCATCGCCGCGGCGCAGGGCATCTGCTTCGCCATCGGAAGCAAGACGGCGGAGTTCATCGTCAGCTGGCTGATCAAGGAGGGGCGCATCCGGCGCGGCCGCATCGGCGTGGCCGGGCAGGACGTCCCCATCCATGAGAAGGTGGCCCGCTTCCATAAGATCCGGCAGCGGACGGGCATCCTGGTCTACGGGGTGGCTCCCGGCTCCGCCGCGGTTGCCGCCGGGGTGGAGACGAACGATGTGCTGGTCTGGCTGGACCACGAGGAGCTGACCAGCGTCCACGAGCTGCACCGGCTGCTGGTCCTGCGTGAGCCGGAGAAGGTGTCCCGGCTGACCGTGCTGCGCGGGCACCGGCTGGTCCATCTCTGGATCACGCCCCGGACCGACGCGTGA
- the vccD gene encoding Verru_Chthon cassette protein D, with translation MKPLLPSAPRGFTLVELLIVMAIMTILVGIGAASFHSISSASSLSSAREAALAEFTQARQLALARRLPVEVRLYQLPSYEAHDTGSPTVFRAMQTFLLDPDAGTNAVDKVVYFPKPVIVSTNAAASPLLQQQTQTGSFLLPVIRANYRYIPILFNIDGLPASLTATNSFFTLVLAHAAIKAGNLPANFVTLQLDPLTGRIFHYAP, from the coding sequence GTGAAGCCGCTCCTTCCTTCCGCTCCGCGCGGCTTCACCCTGGTGGAGCTTCTCATCGTCATGGCGATCATGACGATCCTGGTCGGCATCGGCGCCGCCTCCTTCCATTCGATTTCCTCCGCCTCCAGCCTCTCCTCCGCGCGGGAGGCGGCTTTGGCCGAGTTCACCCAGGCGCGGCAGCTGGCGCTGGCCCGGCGCCTGCCGGTGGAGGTGCGCCTTTATCAGCTGCCTTCCTACGAGGCCCACGACACGGGCTCCCCCACCGTTTTCCGGGCGATGCAGACCTTCCTCCTGGATCCCGATGCGGGGACGAACGCGGTGGACAAGGTGGTCTATTTCCCGAAGCCGGTGATCGTCAGCACGAACGCGGCCGCCTCTCCCCTCCTGCAGCAGCAGACGCAGACGGGCTCCTTTCTCCTGCCGGTGATCCGCGCCAATTACCGCTACATCCCGATCCTTTTCAACATCGACGGCCTGCCCGCCTCCCTGACCGCCACGAATTCCTTCTTCACGCTGGTGTTGGCCCACGCCGCGATCAAGGCGGGGAACCTGCCCGCCAACTTCGTCACCCTCCAGCTCGACCCGCTCACGGGCCGCATCTTCCATTACGCGCCATGA
- a CDS encoding oxidoreductase: MSSPQKVWFVTGTSQGFGLELVRAALDRGDAVVATSRKPAEVAAAFPQAADRLLAVSLDLRDPASIAGTVRAALERFGRIDVLVNNAGYGIYGAVEEVSDEEAQAVFEINVFGLLRLTRAVLPSMRQRKAGHIVNLSSFGGLVGVPGAGIYCATKFALEGLSDSLAAEAAPLGVGVTLVEPGPFRTNFLGDSLVRAKEVIADYAETAGKARAALDTRHGNQAGDPVRAALAIVQAVTAPKPPRRLLLGRFAYEKVQEKFAQMQEEFSAWREVTVGADYPEAG; the protein is encoded by the coding sequence ATGTCTTCCCCTCAAAAAGTTTGGTTCGTCACGGGCACTTCCCAGGGCTTCGGCCTGGAGCTGGTGCGGGCCGCCCTGGACCGCGGCGACGCGGTCGTGGCCACCTCCCGCAAGCCGGCGGAAGTCGCCGCGGCTTTCCCCCAGGCGGCGGACCGCCTTCTGGCCGTGTCCCTGGACCTGCGCGATCCGGCCTCCATCGCCGGGACGGTGCGGGCGGCGCTGGAGCGCTTCGGCCGGATCGATGTCCTGGTCAACAACGCCGGGTACGGCATCTACGGCGCGGTGGAGGAGGTTTCCGACGAGGAGGCCCAGGCCGTGTTTGAAATCAACGTCTTCGGCCTTCTGCGGCTCACGCGGGCGGTCCTTCCCTCCATGCGGCAGCGGAAGGCGGGCCATATCGTGAATCTTTCCTCCTTCGGCGGCTTGGTCGGCGTGCCGGGGGCGGGCATTTACTGCGCGACGAAATTCGCCCTGGAGGGGCTTTCCGACTCGCTGGCGGCGGAGGCGGCGCCGCTGGGCGTCGGCGTCACCCTGGTGGAGCCGGGCCCGTTCCGCACCAACTTCCTGGGCGATTCCCTGGTCCGGGCCAAGGAGGTCATCGCCGACTACGCGGAGACGGCGGGCAAGGCGCGCGCCGCCCTGGACACGCGCCACGGCAACCAGGCGGGCGATCCGGTCCGCGCCGCCCTGGCCATCGTCCAGGCGGTGACGGCTCCGAAGCCGCCCCGCCGCCTGCTGCTGGGCCGCTTCGCCTACGAGAAGGTCCAGGAAAAGTTCGCCCAGATGCAGGAGGAGTTCTCCGCCTGGCGGGAGGTGACGGTGGGCGCCGATTATCCGGAGGCGGGCTAG
- a CDS encoding flavin reductase family protein, with product MPRLKAYAKKDFPTHKIRRYLEPGPVVLVTSAWKGRRNVMTMGWHTMMEFSPALVGCVIAGGNVSFDMIRRSRECVINVPTAAMVDQVVGIGNCDGDEVDKFERFGLTPEKAARVGAPLIRECVASFECRVADARLVAKYNFFIFEVVKAHAAPAPKYPPTLHYCGEGIFLTNGKTVDRARKFTKWRGSSTF from the coding sequence ATGCCCCGCCTGAAAGCCTACGCGAAGAAGGACTTCCCCACCCACAAGATCCGCCGCTACCTGGAGCCCGGGCCGGTCGTCCTGGTGACCTCCGCCTGGAAAGGGCGGCGCAACGTGATGACGATGGGCTGGCACACGATGATGGAGTTTTCCCCCGCGCTCGTCGGCTGCGTCATCGCCGGGGGCAACGTCAGCTTCGACATGATCCGCCGCAGCCGGGAGTGCGTGATCAACGTGCCCACCGCCGCCATGGTCGACCAGGTCGTCGGCATCGGCAACTGCGACGGGGACGAGGTCGACAAGTTCGAGCGCTTCGGCCTCACGCCGGAAAAGGCCGCCCGCGTCGGCGCGCCGCTCATCCGGGAGTGCGTCGCCAGCTTCGAGTGCCGCGTGGCCGACGCGCGGCTGGTGGCGAAGTATAACTTCTTCATCTTCGAGGTGGTGAAGGCCCACGCCGCCCCCGCGCCGAAGTATCCGCCCACCCTCCATTACTGCGGGGAGGGGATCTTCCTCACCAACGGAAAGACCGTCGACCGCGCCCGCAAGTTCACCAAGTGGCGCGGCAGCTCCACCTTTTGA
- a CDS encoding DUF6504 family protein, with amino-acid sequence MARRFVSAPLQPASPGFDAGAMARGEPGLPLSFLWEERTLTIAEVLERGRAYGDCTHGSGERYLRRHSWRVRTTDGALAEIYFQRSFGRSRFQGKARWWLRWIEEKEKASPPEPKGLY; translated from the coding sequence ATGGCCCGCAGGTTCGTCAGCGCTCCCTTGCAGCCCGCCTCACCCGGCTTCGACGCGGGGGCGATGGCCCGCGGGGAACCCGGCCTGCCCCTTTCCTTCCTCTGGGAAGAGCGGACGCTGACGATCGCCGAGGTGCTGGAACGCGGCCGCGCCTACGGGGACTGCACCCACGGCAGCGGGGAGCGCTACCTGCGCCGCCACAGCTGGCGGGTGCGAACGACGGACGGGGCCCTGGCGGAAATTTACTTCCAGCGCAGCTTCGGCCGCTCCCGCTTCCAGGGAAAGGCCCGCTGGTGGCTGCGCTGGATCGAGGAAAAGGAGAAGGCCTCGCCCCCGGAACCCAAGGGGCTATATTAG
- a CDS encoding MarC family protein, producing the protein MSSLLLKNFLVVYAALFPIVNPLGNAPIFLEVTRHCSPALRYKLAWRVTLGSFLLLLASLFLGSHVLEFFGITLPVVRVAGGLVVATVGWSLLNQGPSPDDADAGAPRRLDDAKVARQVFYPLTMPLTVGPGSIATAIALGSQKPLAHAGLQSFVLEAVAAIGALAAVAATIYFSYRFADRLERVLGPNGTNVLVRLFAFVLLCIGAQIMWAGAAELIEQAKHF; encoded by the coding sequence ATGAGCAGCCTGCTGTTGAAAAACTTCCTCGTCGTCTACGCCGCCCTCTTTCCCATCGTCAACCCGCTGGGGAACGCCCCCATCTTCCTGGAAGTGACGCGCCACTGCTCCCCGGCCCTGCGCTACAAGCTGGCCTGGCGCGTCACCCTGGGCAGCTTCCTCCTCCTGCTGGCCTCCCTCTTCCTGGGCTCGCACGTGCTGGAATTCTTCGGCATCACGCTGCCGGTCGTCCGCGTCGCGGGCGGCCTCGTCGTGGCCACCGTCGGCTGGAGCCTGCTCAACCAAGGCCCCAGCCCGGATGACGCCGACGCGGGCGCTCCCCGGCGGCTGGACGACGCCAAGGTGGCCCGCCAGGTCTTTTACCCGCTGACCATGCCGCTGACCGTCGGCCCCGGCTCCATCGCCACCGCCATCGCGCTGGGCAGCCAGAAGCCGCTGGCCCACGCCGGGCTCCAATCCTTCGTCCTGGAGGCGGTGGCCGCCATCGGGGCCCTCGCCGCCGTCGCCGCCACCATCTACTTCTCCTACCGCTTCGCCGACCGGCTGGAGCGCGTCCTGGGGCCCAACGGCACCAACGTGCTGGTCCGCCTCTTCGCCTTCGTCCTCCTGTGCATCGGCGCGCAGATCATGTGGGCCGGCGCCGCCGAGCTGATCGAGCAGGCCAAGCATTTCTAA
- a CDS encoding FAD-dependent oxidoreductase yields the protein MASTYTFSSAPLPLDDSWDVIVAGGGPAGCAAAAAAARDGARTLLLEATGSLGGMGTSALVPAWTPFGDGEKIIYRGIAERVFEASKVGLPYSKQEDVNWVPIDSERLKRIYDDLVVGAGVTVRFNTFLAAVQRKEDRIDTLIVANKGGMAALRAKVYVDATGDADVAAWAGVPFHKGDEKGEKLMPSTHCFTLASVNIEALQKGEPLHASNPKSAIFDILKSGRYPLIPDAHICVALIGPDTVGFNAGHLWDVDATRPETVSAALVHGRKMAQQFRDALAEFFPAAFGNAFLASTGSLMGIRESRRIVGDYELTLSDYIARRSFPDEICRNSYFIDVHWAKDAIASLPEHHEEWEQASLRYGKGESHGIPYRCLLPQGVENLLVAGRSISCEQIVQGSVRVMSVCLAMGEAAGAAAAVAAKRHAGRPRDVDVAALRERLTRAGAYLPPMPAEAVH from the coding sequence ATGGCTTCCACCTACACGTTTTCTTCCGCGCCGCTTCCTCTCGACGACTCCTGGGACGTCATCGTGGCGGGGGGCGGCCCCGCCGGCTGCGCCGCCGCGGCCGCGGCCGCGCGGGACGGCGCGCGCACGCTTCTCCTGGAGGCCACGGGCAGCCTGGGCGGCATGGGCACGTCCGCCCTGGTCCCTGCCTGGACCCCCTTTGGCGACGGGGAGAAGATCATTTACCGGGGCATCGCCGAGCGCGTCTTCGAGGCGAGCAAGGTCGGCCTGCCCTATTCGAAGCAGGAGGATGTGAACTGGGTCCCCATCGATTCCGAGCGGCTCAAGCGGATCTACGACGACCTGGTCGTCGGCGCGGGGGTGACCGTGCGCTTCAACACGTTCCTGGCCGCCGTCCAGCGGAAGGAGGACCGGATCGACACCCTGATCGTGGCGAACAAGGGGGGCATGGCCGCCCTGCGGGCGAAGGTCTACGTCGATGCCACGGGCGACGCCGACGTTGCCGCGTGGGCGGGCGTCCCCTTCCACAAGGGGGATGAAAAAGGGGAGAAGCTGATGCCCTCCACCCATTGTTTCACCCTGGCCAGTGTGAACATCGAGGCGCTGCAAAAGGGGGAGCCTCTCCACGCCTCCAACCCGAAGAGTGCGATCTTCGACATCCTCAAGTCGGGCCGCTACCCGCTCATCCCGGACGCGCACATCTGCGTGGCCCTCATCGGGCCGGACACGGTGGGCTTCAACGCGGGGCACCTTTGGGACGTCGACGCGACGAGGCCGGAGACCGTCTCCGCCGCGCTGGTGCACGGCCGGAAGATGGCCCAGCAGTTCCGCGACGCGCTGGCGGAGTTTTTCCCCGCCGCCTTCGGCAACGCCTTCCTGGCCAGCACCGGCTCCCTCATGGGAATCCGGGAGAGCCGCCGGATCGTGGGCGATTACGAGCTGACGCTTTCCGACTACATCGCGCGCAGGTCCTTCCCGGACGAGATCTGCCGCAATTCCTACTTCATCGATGTCCACTGGGCGAAGGACGCCATCGCCAGCCTGCCGGAGCACCATGAGGAGTGGGAGCAGGCCTCCCTCCGTTACGGCAAGGGGGAGTCCCACGGCATTCCCTACCGCTGCCTCCTGCCGCAGGGCGTGGAGAACCTGCTGGTGGCGGGCCGTTCCATCTCCTGCGAGCAGATCGTCCAGGGCAGCGTCCGCGTGATGTCGGTCTGCCTGGCCATGGGCGAGGCGGCGGGCGCGGCCGCGGCCGTCGCGGCCAAGCGCCATGCGGGCCGCCCGCGCGACGTCGACGTCGCCGCGCTGCGGGAGCGGCTGACCCGCGCGGGCGCTTACCTTCCCCCCATGCCTGCCGAGGCGGTTCACTAA
- a CDS encoding iron-containing alcohol dehydrogenase, producing MPRYFNGVIGELAAGRWRDATGKAWTIPVEKVAIADSLEGEEAALVLPLHAGKRITVVSGPHTHEALGARVARALGAKEFVWRNPRCTGEGVEELMAAVADAEALVAVGSGTIGDSVKYGAFLTKRDYSVFATSPMNAYTAPTASVSFDGFKKSLSCRAARGVFVDLAVLARCPRRLVAAAFADAPASRTVSQVDWLLSHLLLGTPYLEAPYDLLSADEPLLMANAGRLAADAETLAALARACAAVGVGTSIAGTTHPSSMGEHLISHYIDMFAGKDHPGSSHGEQVAVASLTLSRLQNRMLESEAPPVLRPAAVPEAELRRRFGPTAETMIAEAAKKAHAAAAQTEAANTLLREKWPEFRARLRGVLVPYPELHAAMKAAGCPLSAADLGLKPEFYRDAVRFSRFIRDRYSFLDLAAESGLLESFIAETE from the coding sequence ATGCCCCGCTATTTCAACGGCGTGATCGGCGAGCTGGCCGCCGGCCGCTGGCGCGACGCCACCGGCAAGGCCTGGACGATCCCCGTGGAGAAAGTCGCCATCGCCGACAGCCTGGAGGGAGAGGAGGCCGCCCTGGTCCTCCCGCTCCACGCGGGGAAAAGGATCACCGTCGTCAGCGGCCCCCACACGCACGAGGCGCTCGGCGCCCGCGTGGCCCGCGCCCTGGGGGCCAAGGAATTCGTCTGGCGGAACCCCCGCTGCACGGGCGAGGGGGTGGAGGAGCTGATGGCCGCCGTGGCCGACGCGGAGGCACTCGTCGCCGTCGGTTCCGGGACGATCGGCGACAGCGTCAAATACGGCGCCTTCCTGACAAAGCGGGACTACTCCGTCTTCGCCACCTCCCCGATGAACGCCTACACGGCGCCGACCGCCTCCGTCTCCTTCGACGGGTTCAAAAAGTCGCTCTCCTGCCGCGCGGCGCGCGGGGTCTTCGTCGACCTGGCCGTGCTGGCCCGGTGCCCGCGCCGGCTGGTCGCCGCCGCCTTTGCCGACGCGCCCGCCTCCCGCACCGTCTCCCAGGTCGACTGGCTCCTCTCCCACCTCCTCCTGGGCACGCCCTACCTGGAGGCTCCCTACGACCTGCTCTCCGCCGACGAGCCGCTCCTCATGGCCAACGCGGGCCGCCTGGCCGCCGACGCGGAGACGCTGGCCGCCCTGGCGCGCGCCTGCGCGGCCGTCGGCGTCGGCACCTCCATCGCCGGCACCACGCACCCCAGCTCGATGGGGGAGCACCTCATCTCCCACTACATCGACATGTTCGCCGGAAAAGACCACCCCGGCAGCTCCCACGGGGAGCAGGTGGCCGTCGCCTCCCTCACCCTCTCCCGCCTGCAGAACCGGATGCTGGAGAGCGAGGCGCCCCCCGTCCTGCGGCCCGCCGCCGTCCCGGAAGCGGAGCTGCGCCGCCGCTTCGGCCCCACCGCGGAGACGATGATCGCGGAAGCCGCCAAGAAAGCCCACGCCGCCGCAGCCCAGACCGAGGCCGCCAACACCCTCCTGCGGGAAAAGTGGCCGGAGTTCCGCGCCCGGCTCCGCGGCGTCCTGGTCCCCTACCCGGAACTCCACGCCGCGATGAAGGCCGCCGGGTGCCCCCTCTCCGCCGCCGACCTGGGGCTCAAGCCGGAGTTCTACCGGGACGCCGTCCGTTTCAGCCGCTTCATCCGCGACCGCTATTCCTTCCTGGACCTCGCGGCGGAGAGCGGCCTTCTGGAATCCTTCATCGCGGAAACCGAATAA
- a CDS encoding LysR substrate-binding domain-containing protein, which produces MELRHLRYFVVVAEEQNVTRAAARLHVSQPPLSRQIRDLEEELGVPLFHRTAKSVSLTEAGKVFLAEARSVLFQADKAMEAARAAARNSQGALRIGYAPSLTVDLLPQALRRFEETHPRVCMTLLDLTSEECRQKLAAGKVDLALTVRPPRGALKGFRFEELARHETCCALSLRHPLAARRSLPWRLLEKERLIIYAREDYPEYLEHLLRLCRENGFTPLLGEEQDGVSGLLTAVEAGRGVAIVSGGVRALAGKRVKILPLTPKADPILVGAVYRENPPPLVRDFLKALSGKAG; this is translated from the coding sequence ATGGAACTGCGCCACCTGCGCTACTTCGTCGTCGTCGCGGAGGAGCAGAACGTCACCCGCGCCGCCGCGCGGCTGCACGTCTCCCAGCCCCCGCTCAGCCGCCAGATCCGGGACCTGGAGGAGGAGCTGGGCGTCCCGCTTTTCCATCGGACGGCCAAGTCCGTCTCCCTCACGGAGGCCGGGAAGGTCTTCCTGGCGGAGGCCCGCTCCGTCCTTTTCCAGGCGGACAAGGCCATGGAGGCGGCCCGCGCCGCCGCGCGGAACAGCCAGGGCGCGCTGCGGATCGGCTACGCCCCCTCCCTCACCGTCGACCTGCTGCCGCAGGCCTTGCGCCGGTTCGAGGAAACCCACCCCCGCGTCTGCATGACCCTGCTGGACCTCACCAGCGAAGAGTGCCGCCAGAAGTTGGCCGCCGGGAAAGTAGACCTGGCCCTCACCGTCCGCCCGCCGAGGGGCGCGCTCAAGGGCTTCCGCTTCGAGGAGCTGGCGCGCCACGAGACCTGCTGCGCCCTCTCCCTGCGCCATCCGCTGGCGGCGCGGCGCTCCCTCCCCTGGCGGCTGCTGGAAAAAGAGCGCCTCATCATCTACGCGCGGGAGGATTACCCCGAATACCTGGAGCACCTGCTGCGGCTCTGCCGGGAAAACGGCTTCACCCCGCTCCTGGGAGAGGAGCAGGACGGCGTCAGCGGCCTGCTCACCGCCGTGGAGGCGGGGCGGGGCGTCGCCATCGTCTCCGGCGGCGTCCGCGCCCTGGCGGGAAAGCGGGTGAAGATCCTCCCCCTGACGCCGAAGGCCGACCCGATCCTCGTCGGCGCGGTCTATCGGGAAAATCCCCCGCCCCTCGTCCGGGATTTTCTCAAGGCCCTGTCCGGCAAGGCGGGCTAG
- the gpmA gene encoding 2,3-diphosphoglycerate-dependent phosphoglycerate mutase yields the protein MPQLVLIRHGESTWNKENRFTGWTDVDLTEKGLEEARQAGRILHREGFSFDLAFSSVLKRGIHTLWEVLDKMDQVWIPAVYDWRLNERHYGALTGLNKAETAERHGAEQVHRWRRGYADRPPALSPDDPRASYTDPRYRDVPRERIPLTESLEDTVARVLPCWEERIAPALREGKRVVIAGHNNSMRALIKHLDHVSDQDISALELPNGVPLVYELNERLESQGRRYLRE from the coding sequence ATGCCCCAGCTCGTCCTCATCCGCCACGGCGAATCGACTTGGAATAAGGAAAACCGCTTCACCGGCTGGACCGACGTGGACCTGACGGAAAAAGGCCTGGAAGAGGCCCGCCAGGCCGGCCGCATCCTGCATCGGGAGGGATTCTCCTTCGACCTGGCCTTCAGCTCGGTCCTCAAGCGCGGCATCCACACACTCTGGGAGGTGCTGGACAAGATGGACCAGGTATGGATTCCCGCCGTTTACGATTGGCGGCTGAACGAGCGCCATTACGGCGCCCTGACCGGCCTGAACAAGGCGGAGACGGCGGAACGCCACGGCGCGGAGCAGGTCCACCGCTGGCGGCGCGGCTACGCGGACCGGCCGCCCGCCCTCTCCCCGGACGATCCCCGCGCCAGCTACACCGACCCGCGCTACCGGGACGTGCCCCGGGAGCGGATCCCCCTGACGGAGTCCCTGGAAGACACGGTCGCCCGCGTCCTGCCCTGCTGGGAGGAGCGCATCGCCCCCGCTCTGCGGGAGGGGAAGCGGGTGGTGATCGCCGGGCACAACAACTCGATGCGCGCCCTCATCAAGCACCTGGACCACGTTTCCGACCAGGACATCTCCGCCCTGGAGCTGCCGAATGGCGTGCCGCTGGTCTACGAGCTGAACGAGCGCCTGGAATCCCAAGGGCGGCGCTACCTGCGGGAATAG
- a CDS encoding pirin family protein, producing MITIRKSGERGHADHGWLDSRHTFSFADYFDPEHAGFRALRVINEDRVAPARGFGTHPHRDMEIISYVVDGALRHRDSMGNTAVMRRGEVQRISAGKGISHSELNDSAAEPVHFLQIWIVPDKKGVAPAYGEKSFAQAPAGRLHLAASKEGREGSLSLHQDVDLYVGRLEAGGRLRQPLAAGRHGWVQLIEGGLEVNGVHLEPGDAAALSGEAAAELAASGPAHFLFFDLN from the coding sequence ATGATCACGATCCGCAAGTCCGGGGAGCGCGGCCACGCCGACCACGGCTGGCTCGACTCCCGCCACACCTTCAGCTTTGCCGACTACTTCGACCCGGAGCACGCCGGCTTCCGCGCCTTACGCGTCATCAACGAGGACCGCGTGGCGCCGGCGCGGGGCTTCGGCACCCATCCGCACCGGGACATGGAGATCATCAGCTACGTCGTCGACGGCGCGCTGCGCCACCGGGACTCGATGGGGAACACCGCCGTCATGCGCCGGGGAGAGGTGCAGCGCATCAGCGCGGGCAAGGGCATCTCCCACAGCGAGCTGAACGATTCCGCGGCCGAGCCGGTCCACTTCCTCCAGATCTGGATCGTGCCGGACAAGAAGGGCGTCGCTCCCGCCTACGGGGAAAAGTCCTTCGCCCAGGCCCCGGCGGGACGGCTCCACCTGGCCGCCTCCAAGGAGGGCCGGGAGGGTTCCCTTTCCCTCCACCAGGATGTCGACCTCTACGTGGGCCGGTTGGAGGCGGGCGGGCGGCTGCGCCAGCCCCTGGCCGCGGGCCGCCATGGCTGGGTCCAGCTCATCGAAGGGGGCCTGGAGGTCAACGGCGTCCACCTGGAGCCGGGCGACGCCGCCGCCCTGAGCGGGGAGGCGGCTGCCGAACTGGCCGCTTCCGGTCCCGCCCACTTCCTTTTCTTCGACCTCAACTAA